In Actinoplanes sp. NBC_00393, a single genomic region encodes these proteins:
- the sigJ gene encoding RNA polymerase sigma factor SigJ produces MSDSTGYRPLLFSIAYGMTGSVGDAEDIVQDAFLGETKARQAGTTITDRKAYLTTSVTRLGINYLRSARVKRETYVGNWLPEPVVVPADGPGPAEHAELSDSLSMAFLVLLEALSPVERAVFMLHEVFGYSHAETAAVVGKSEVNCRQIFARARQRLAAGRPAPGPARRAESDELARRFFDAVTGGDLDALLGTLAPDVVSYGDGGGKAPALATPLAGREQVGLFLHQLFRRIAQAGGTLHPSLVNNRPGAVLHDAAGRVISVLELDIADGAVRTIHGVINPDKLGHLGPLADLSRGLPRP; encoded by the coding sequence ATGTCCGATTCCACCGGCTACCGGCCGCTGCTGTTCTCGATCGCCTACGGCATGACGGGGTCGGTCGGTGACGCCGAGGACATCGTGCAGGACGCGTTCCTCGGCGAGACGAAGGCCCGGCAGGCGGGCACGACGATCACCGACCGCAAGGCGTACCTGACCACCTCGGTGACCCGGCTCGGCATCAACTATCTGCGCTCGGCCCGGGTGAAGCGGGAGACGTACGTGGGCAACTGGCTGCCCGAACCGGTCGTGGTGCCCGCCGACGGCCCCGGCCCGGCCGAACACGCCGAGCTGTCCGACTCGCTGTCGATGGCGTTCCTGGTGCTGCTCGAAGCGTTGTCTCCGGTCGAGCGGGCGGTGTTCATGCTGCACGAGGTGTTCGGCTACAGCCACGCCGAGACCGCAGCGGTGGTCGGCAAGTCGGAGGTGAACTGCCGGCAGATCTTCGCCCGGGCCCGGCAACGGCTCGCGGCGGGCCGGCCGGCGCCCGGTCCGGCCCGGCGGGCCGAGAGCGACGAGCTGGCCCGCCGGTTCTTCGACGCGGTCACCGGCGGCGACCTGGACGCGCTGCTCGGCACCCTGGCACCCGACGTGGTGTCCTACGGTGACGGCGGCGGCAAGGCCCCCGCGCTGGCCACCCCGCTGGCCGGGCGCGAGCAGGTCGGGCTGTTCCTGCACCAGCTGTTCCGCCGGATCGCGCAGGCCGGCGGCACTCTGCACCCGTCGCTGGTGAACAACCGGCCGGGCGCGGTGCTGCACGACGCCGCCGGCCGGGTGATCAGCGTGCTGGAGCTCGACATCGCCGACGGCGCGGTCCGGACCATCCACGGCGTGATCAACCCGGACAAGCTCGGTCACCTCGGACCGCTCGCGGATCTCAGCCGGGGATTGCCTCGTCCTTGA
- the ppk2 gene encoding polyphosphate kinase 2: MAKLDRELYETELVRLQLELVKVQEWVRASGERVVVLFEGRDAAGKGGAIKRVTEFLNPRVARIVALPAPTDRQRTRWYFQRYVEHLPSAGEIVLFDRSWYNRAGVERVMKFCTEQEYQRFLHQCPIFERLLVEDGILLRKYWFSVSDKEQERRFRDRLKDPMRRWKLSPMDVESISRWEQYSQAKDEMFGHTDITEAPWYVVDAEDKRRARINMIAHLLSTLPYTEVKQPEIKLPKRPKSTGYQRMPREKQTEVPDHAAAL, encoded by the coding sequence GTGGCCAAGCTTGATCGCGAGCTGTATGAGACGGAGCTGGTGCGGCTCCAGCTGGAGCTGGTCAAGGTTCAGGAGTGGGTGAGGGCTTCCGGGGAGCGCGTCGTCGTGCTCTTCGAGGGGCGCGACGCGGCCGGCAAGGGCGGCGCGATCAAACGGGTGACCGAGTTTCTGAATCCGCGGGTCGCGCGGATCGTCGCGTTGCCGGCGCCGACCGACCGGCAGCGCACGCGGTGGTATTTCCAGCGCTATGTGGAGCATCTGCCATCGGCCGGGGAGATCGTGCTGTTCGACCGCAGCTGGTACAACCGGGCCGGCGTCGAGCGGGTCATGAAGTTCTGCACCGAGCAGGAGTATCAGCGGTTCCTGCACCAGTGCCCGATCTTCGAGCGGCTGCTCGTGGAGGACGGGATTCTGCTGCGTAAGTATTGGTTCTCGGTGAGCGACAAGGAGCAGGAGCGGCGGTTCCGCGACCGGCTCAAGGATCCGATGCGGCGCTGGAAGCTGTCGCCGATGGACGTCGAGTCGATCAGCCGCTGGGAGCAGTATTCGCAGGCCAAGGACGAGATGTTCGGCCACACCGACATCACCGAGGCGCCGTGGTATGTGGTGGATGCCGAGGACAAACGCCGCGCCCGGATCAACATGATCGCGCACCTGCTGTCCACGCTGCCGTACACCGAGGTGAAACAGCCGGAGATCAAACTGCCGAAACGCCCGAAGAGTACGGGGTATCAGCGCATGCCACGCGAGAAGCAGACCGAGGTGCCGGACCACGCGGCCGCGCTCTGA
- a CDS encoding dynamin family protein: MTDLTVQLDTAVRDTLSYLRTADPDAAADLAELRRDHVVRPGIVIVGETKRGKSSLINALLGVPGLSPVDVTVATTAYLQFQPGDEFTATAWLPGGDTVQIDDLRHPRARRIEVTHPAPLLRYLSLLDTPGAGGLDPAHAAIALDAVRRATALLFVADASAPLSQPELDFLAAATERVDAVVFALTKIDAFPQWRTIAEDNRALLQAHAPRFAAAPWFPVSARLAELALSGPDGARDALAEESRIAGLQHALVELAGRGHQLRLANVLRAARGDLARLRDAAEARVQASAADPQKQAEARAERAALAGRKRTESRQWTLRLGTEIQRARVETVGYLRTRIGDVQHQLAARIDKASTDELAALPDDVDTHLQAVAADLSQRLETAYHDIAQRVLAEAFDPERLAATLTRLSATIRHALAAGPPRGTSDNMLIALSAGGIALVAGRGATLGMSALGIAGAGLLIPVAGVALGLAAGGYVLYRRRVHNDRRQAQSWLRDVLAEARAALTDEISTRFTDLQYALSVALDDAIERRLRELDAHIAEIDAAAAEDAAGRAKRRAAAQQEYDAAVTRLRQADEALLRARALTPTPIEDDRERYA; this comes from the coding sequence GTGACCGACCTGACCGTCCAGCTGGACACCGCCGTCCGCGACACCCTGTCCTACCTGCGCACCGCCGACCCCGACGCCGCCGCCGACCTGGCCGAACTGCGCCGCGACCACGTCGTGCGGCCCGGCATCGTGATCGTCGGGGAGACCAAACGCGGCAAGAGCTCCCTGATCAACGCCCTGCTCGGCGTCCCCGGGCTGTCCCCGGTCGACGTCACCGTGGCCACCACCGCGTACCTGCAGTTCCAGCCCGGCGACGAGTTCACCGCGACGGCCTGGCTGCCCGGCGGCGACACCGTGCAGATCGACGACCTGCGGCACCCGCGGGCCCGGCGCATCGAGGTCACCCACCCCGCGCCGCTGCTGCGCTACCTGAGCCTGCTCGACACCCCCGGCGCCGGCGGCCTGGACCCGGCGCACGCCGCCATCGCGCTGGACGCGGTCCGGCGGGCCACCGCCCTGCTGTTCGTCGCCGACGCCTCCGCCCCGCTGTCCCAGCCCGAACTGGACTTTTTGGCCGCCGCCACCGAACGCGTCGACGCCGTCGTCTTCGCCCTCACCAAGATCGACGCGTTTCCGCAGTGGCGGACCATCGCCGAGGACAACCGGGCCCTGCTGCAGGCGCACGCGCCCCGCTTCGCCGCCGCACCCTGGTTCCCGGTCTCCGCCCGCCTCGCCGAACTCGCCCTGTCCGGCCCCGACGGCGCCCGCGACGCGCTGGCCGAGGAGTCGCGGATCGCCGGGCTGCAGCACGCCCTGGTCGAACTCGCCGGCCGCGGCCACCAGCTGCGCCTGGCCAACGTGCTGCGCGCCGCCCGCGGTGACCTGGCCCGGCTGCGCGACGCCGCCGAAGCCCGCGTGCAGGCCTCGGCCGCCGACCCGCAGAAGCAGGCGGAGGCGCGGGCCGAACGTGCCGCCCTGGCCGGGCGTAAGCGCACCGAGTCGCGGCAGTGGACGCTGCGGCTAGGCACCGAGATCCAGCGGGCCCGGGTGGAGACCGTCGGCTACCTGCGCACCCGCATCGGCGACGTGCAGCACCAGCTCGCCGCCCGCATCGACAAGGCCAGCACCGATGAACTCGCCGCGCTGCCCGACGACGTCGACACCCACCTGCAGGCCGTGGCCGCCGACCTGTCGCAGCGGCTCGAGACGGCGTACCACGACATCGCCCAGCGGGTGCTGGCCGAGGCGTTCGACCCGGAAAGGCTCGCCGCCACCCTGACCCGGCTCAGCGCCACCATCCGGCACGCCCTGGCCGCCGGCCCGCCCCGCGGCACCAGCGACAACATGCTGATCGCGCTGTCCGCCGGCGGCATCGCCCTGGTCGCCGGCCGCGGCGCCACGCTGGGCATGTCCGCGCTCGGCATCGCCGGCGCCGGACTGCTGATCCCGGTCGCCGGGGTCGCGCTCGGCCTGGCCGCCGGCGGCTACGTGCTGTACCGCCGGCGCGTGCACAACGACCGCCGGCAGGCGCAGAGCTGGCTGCGTGACGTGCTCGCCGAAGCCCGCGCCGCCCTGACCGACGAGATCAGCACCCGGTTCACCGACCTGCAGTACGCGCTGTCGGTCGCCCTCGACGACGCCATCGAACGGCGGCTGCGCGAACTCGACGCCCACATCGCCGAGATCGACGCGGCAGCCGCCGAGGACGCCGCCGGGCGGGCGAAACGCCGGGCCGCAGCCCAGCAGGAGTACGACGCCGCGGTCACCCGGCTGCGGCAGGCCGACGAGGCGCTGCTGCGGGCGCGCGCCCTGACCCCCACACCGATCGAGGACGACCGGGAGAGGTACGCATGA
- a CDS encoding GntR family transcriptional regulator, whose product MDITIDADSATPPYEQVRLRIAELAAAGSLAAGTKLPPVRQLAGDLGLAVNTVARAYRELEQAGLVETRGRAGTVITSRAAGTSRQAQQAAMTYAERTRALGIPADTALALVKAALEDRL is encoded by the coding sequence GTGGACATCACGATCGACGCGGACTCGGCGACGCCACCCTACGAGCAGGTCCGGCTGCGCATCGCCGAGCTCGCCGCCGCCGGCTCGCTCGCCGCGGGCACCAAACTGCCCCCGGTACGCCAGCTCGCCGGCGACCTCGGCCTGGCGGTCAACACGGTCGCCCGCGCATACCGCGAGCTGGAACAGGCCGGCCTGGTGGAAACCCGCGGCCGCGCGGGCACGGTGATCACCTCCCGCGCGGCCGGCACGTCCCGGCAGGCCCAACAGGCAGCCATGACGTACGCCGAACGCACCCGCGCCCTCGGCATCCCGGCCGACACCGCCCTCGCCCTGGTCAAAGCCGCCCTGGAAGACCGCCTGTGA
- a CDS encoding MFS transporter, with protein sequence MAVTGTPTPVPAGRRERTGWYFYDWAMSAFSTTVITVFLGPFLTTVTELAAGCAIDADDCDGVVRPFGITVAAGSYFAYLVSLSVLLTVFVLPVMGAVADRAPRKKPLLAGAAFIGAAATVSMVFVTGDRYLLGGFLFLIANIAFGAAVVVYNSFLPQLAGPDERDKISSRGWAAGYLGGGVLLLLNLIAVMSLSEEGNPQRTLDIARWSIVSAGLWWAAFTTVPLLWLREHPSVESGKARGNVLTDGFKQLGHTIKGMRAYPLTLFFLGAYLIYNDGIQTVIALASQFGTEELKLEQSTLILTILIVQFLAFGGALLLGALANKIGARKTILLSLALWLGVVTAAYWLPEGEPLPFMLLGAGIGLVMGGSQALSRSLFSQLIPAGKEGEYYGFYEISDKGTSWLGPLFFGLIFQVTNSYRTGIISLMVFFLVGGVLLAFVPLRRAIQAVGNTPPKLI encoded by the coding sequence ATGGCCGTGACCGGCACCCCCACCCCCGTTCCCGCCGGCCGGCGCGAACGCACCGGCTGGTACTTCTACGACTGGGCGATGTCGGCCTTCTCCACCACGGTGATCACCGTGTTCCTGGGGCCGTTCCTGACCACCGTGACCGAGCTGGCCGCCGGCTGCGCGATCGACGCCGACGACTGCGACGGGGTGGTCCGGCCGTTCGGCATCACCGTCGCCGCCGGCTCCTACTTCGCCTACCTGGTGTCGCTGTCGGTGCTGCTCACCGTCTTCGTGCTGCCGGTCATGGGCGCCGTCGCCGACCGCGCGCCGCGCAAGAAGCCGCTGCTGGCCGGGGCCGCGTTCATCGGCGCCGCCGCCACCGTCAGCATGGTCTTCGTCACCGGCGACCGCTACCTGCTCGGCGGCTTCCTGTTCCTGATCGCCAACATCGCGTTCGGCGCGGCGGTGGTCGTCTACAACTCGTTCCTGCCGCAGCTGGCCGGGCCCGACGAACGCGACAAGATCTCCAGCCGCGGGTGGGCCGCCGGCTACCTCGGCGGCGGTGTGCTGCTGCTGCTCAACCTGATCGCCGTGATGTCGCTGTCGGAGGAAGGCAACCCGCAGCGCACCCTGGACATCGCCCGCTGGTCGATCGTGTCGGCCGGCCTGTGGTGGGCGGCGTTCACCACCGTGCCGCTGCTGTGGCTGCGCGAGCACCCCAGCGTCGAGTCCGGCAAGGCGCGCGGCAACGTGCTCACCGACGGGTTCAAGCAGCTCGGGCACACCATCAAGGGGATGCGGGCGTACCCGTTGACGCTGTTCTTCCTCGGCGCGTACCTGATCTACAACGACGGCATCCAGACCGTCATCGCGCTGGCCAGCCAGTTCGGCACCGAGGAACTCAAGCTCGAACAGTCCACGCTGATCCTGACCATCCTGATCGTGCAGTTCCTCGCCTTCGGCGGCGCGCTGCTGCTCGGCGCGCTGGCCAACAAGATCGGCGCCCGCAAGACGATCCTGCTGTCGCTGGCCCTGTGGCTGGGCGTGGTCACCGCCGCCTACTGGCTGCCGGAAGGCGAACCGCTGCCGTTCATGCTGCTCGGCGCCGGCATCGGCCTGGTCATGGGCGGCAGCCAGGCCCTGTCGCGCAGCCTGTTCTCGCAGCTCATCCCGGCCGGCAAAGAGGGCGAGTACTACGGCTTCTACGAGATCAGCGACAAGGGCACCAGCTGGCTCGGCCCGCTGTTCTTCGGCCTGATCTTCCAGGTCACCAACAGCTACCGGACCGGCATCATCTCCCTGATGGTCTTCTTCCTCGTCGGCGGCGTGCTGCTCGCCTTCGTGCCGCTGCGGCGCGCCATCCAGGCGGTCGGCAACACACCGCCGAAGCTCATCTAG
- a CDS encoding NUDIX hydrolase: MIIDKVAWVRLDDGTVLSTRSRGKDVYYLPGGKREPGETDLDTLVREIREELSVDIVAATARHLGTFHAPAHGHPDGVTVQMTCYTADYRGDLRADHEIEEIVRLTFADRDHVSPVDRVIFDFLSRAGLLR; this comes from the coding sequence ATGATCATTGACAAGGTCGCCTGGGTCCGGCTCGACGACGGCACCGTGCTGAGTACCCGGTCACGCGGCAAGGACGTCTACTACCTGCCGGGCGGCAAACGCGAACCCGGCGAGACCGACCTGGACACCCTGGTCCGGGAGATCCGCGAGGAGCTCAGCGTCGACATCGTCGCGGCCACCGCCCGGCATCTCGGCACCTTCCATGCCCCGGCCCACGGGCACCCGGACGGTGTCACCGTGCAGATGACCTGCTACACCGCCGACTACCGGGGTGACCTGCGCGCCGACCACGAGATCGAGGAGATCGTCCGGCTGACCTTCGCCGACCGGGACCACGTCTCCCCGGTGGACCGGGTGATCTTCGACTTCCTGAGCCGGGCCGGCCTGCTTCGCTGA
- a CDS encoding carboxymuconolactone decarboxylase family protein, whose protein sequence is MQARLNFFADPTALKAIKHLTAAGRVLAESTLPLATQELVRLRASQINGCAFCTDMHTKEAVAAGETQLRLNMVATWREATVFTDAERAALALAEQGTRVADAAPGVSDDAWANAAKYYDDEQLAALVTGIALINAFNRLNVMVQQPGGDYRVGQFA, encoded by the coding sequence ATGCAAGCACGGCTGAACTTCTTCGCTGACCCGACCGCTCTCAAGGCGATCAAACACCTGACCGCCGCCGGCCGGGTGCTCGCCGAGTCCACGCTGCCGCTGGCCACCCAGGAGCTGGTGCGGCTGCGGGCCAGCCAGATCAACGGCTGCGCCTTCTGCACCGACATGCACACCAAGGAGGCTGTGGCTGCCGGCGAGACCCAGCTGCGGCTGAACATGGTCGCCACCTGGCGGGAGGCCACCGTGTTCACCGACGCCGAGCGGGCCGCCCTGGCGCTGGCCGAGCAGGGCACCCGGGTCGCCGACGCGGCCCCCGGCGTCAGCGACGACGCCTGGGCGAACGCGGCGAAATACTACGACGACGAGCAACTCGCCGCGCTGGTCACCGGGATCGCGCTGATCAACGCGTTCAACCGGCTCAACGTGATGGTCCAGCAGCCGGGCGGCGACTACCGGGTCGGCCAGTTCGCCTGA
- a CDS encoding dynamin family protein has protein sequence MSGPLTTGVATLCHEIVTKISSDAGGQVRQIGDRLHDPLRVAIAGRLKAGKSTLVNALIGRRVAPTAAGECTRVVTRFRYGPADRIDVITREGERRSLPLDDDGMVPARLGVPAARVAYVDVTLTSDRLRDLTVVDTPGLASTDIAGSARAEEAVGIDADSAGEITAAEAVMYVFTQAVRADDLRALEAFHAASARLATSPINAIGVLGKVDTLTGGAGDPWPVAGPLAQQQARLLTRTVGDVVPVAALLAETAEAGRLTAADRDALAKLATLPAAELTLLLASADLFRNRPAPVSAEQRDRLLTRLDLYGIGFACAQLAAEPRLGTGELVRRLLAASGFERLRDTVDRTFRWRCDAIKAGWALTRLERLAGYSNDPQARQTIRDALENTLRDPAYHRLRLLDAAQRAASGSVPLPADWERELIRLATSDDPRWILELPEADAGELAAAAISAAGRWRAYAVDGAGPAQARIAHVAHRGFHLLAQEVRR, from the coding sequence GTGAGCGGCCCCCTCACCACCGGCGTCGCGACGCTCTGTCACGAGATCGTCACGAAGATCTCCTCCGATGCTGGTGGCCAGGTACGACAGATCGGTGACCGTCTACACGATCCGTTACGGGTCGCGATCGCAGGTCGCCTGAAAGCCGGAAAGTCGACACTAGTCAACGCCCTGATCGGCCGTCGCGTCGCCCCTACCGCGGCCGGCGAGTGCACCCGCGTGGTCACCCGGTTCCGTTACGGGCCCGCCGACCGCATCGACGTGATCACCCGCGAGGGCGAACGGCGCAGCCTCCCGCTGGACGACGACGGCATGGTCCCGGCCCGGCTCGGGGTGCCCGCCGCCCGGGTCGCCTACGTCGACGTCACCCTGACCAGCGACCGGCTGCGGGACCTGACCGTCGTCGACACGCCCGGGCTGGCCTCCACCGACATCGCCGGCAGCGCCCGCGCCGAGGAGGCCGTCGGGATCGACGCCGACTCGGCCGGGGAGATCACCGCCGCCGAAGCGGTCATGTACGTGTTCACCCAGGCGGTACGGGCCGACGACCTGCGCGCCCTGGAAGCCTTCCACGCCGCGTCGGCCCGGTTGGCGACCAGCCCGATCAACGCGATCGGCGTGCTCGGCAAGGTGGACACGCTGACCGGCGGGGCCGGCGACCCGTGGCCGGTGGCCGGGCCCCTCGCTCAGCAGCAGGCGCGGCTGCTCACGCGTACCGTCGGCGATGTGGTGCCGGTGGCCGCACTGCTGGCCGAGACCGCCGAGGCCGGCCGGTTGACCGCTGCCGACCGTGACGCGCTCGCCAAGCTGGCCACGCTGCCCGCCGCGGAATTGACCCTGCTGCTGGCCTCCGCCGACCTGTTCCGCAACCGGCCCGCCCCGGTCAGCGCCGAACAGCGCGACCGGCTGCTGACCCGCCTCGATCTGTACGGCATCGGCTTCGCCTGCGCCCAGCTGGCCGCCGAACCGCGGCTCGGCACCGGCGAGCTGGTGCGGCGGCTGCTCGCCGCGTCCGGGTTCGAGCGGCTGCGCGACACCGTGGACCGCACCTTCCGCTGGCGCTGCGACGCGATCAAGGCCGGGTGGGCGCTGACCCGGCTGGAACGGCTCGCCGGCTACAGCAACGACCCGCAGGCCCGGCAGACCATCCGCGACGCCTTGGAGAACACCCTGCGCGACCCCGCCTACCACCGGCTGCGGTTGCTCGACGCCGCCCAGCGCGCGGCCAGCGGCAGCGTGCCGCTGCCGGCCGACTGGGAACGCGAACTGATCCGGCTGGCCACCTCCGACGACCCGCGCTGGATCCTGGAGCTGCCCGAGGCCGACGCGGGCGAACTGGCGGCGGCCGCGATCAGCGCGGCCGGGCGGTGGCGGGCGTACGCGGTGGACGGCGCCGGCCCCGCCCAGGCCCGCATCGCCCACGTCGCGCACCGCGGCTTCCACCTCCTAGCGCAGGAGGTGCGCCGGTGA
- a CDS encoding RBBP9/YdeN family alpha/beta hydrolase — translation MTSTAARVLLVPGRGKPLPGHWSVQWQAQRPDVHWAPEPPGPPYEPDERVAALDQALRASDEPAVLVAHSAGCLTVAFWAAQHTGPVRAALMVTPPFLDRPEVTWTRLPFRTVVVASRNDPNATFEQAAAIGRDWGAELYDAGPVGHLDSKTGFGPWPAGERLVDALIKDEAIPG, via the coding sequence ATGACTTCGACGGCGGCGAGAGTGTTGCTGGTGCCGGGGCGGGGCAAGCCGTTGCCCGGGCACTGGTCGGTGCAGTGGCAAGCGCAGCGCCCGGATGTCCATTGGGCGCCGGAGCCGCCCGGGCCGCCCTACGAGCCGGACGAGCGGGTCGCCGCCCTGGACCAAGCGCTGCGGGCCAGTGACGAGCCGGCGGTGCTGGTCGCGCACAGCGCCGGCTGCCTGACCGTCGCGTTCTGGGCGGCGCAGCACACCGGGCCGGTGCGGGCCGCGCTGATGGTCACCCCGCCGTTCCTGGACCGGCCGGAGGTCACCTGGACCCGGCTGCCGTTCCGGACTGTCGTGGTGGCCAGCCGCAACGACCCGAACGCCACGTTCGAGCAGGCTGCGGCGATCGGCCGGGACTGGGGCGCCGAACTGTACGACGCGGGCCCGGTCGGCCACCTCGACTCGAAGACCGGGTTCGGGCCGTGGCCGGCCGGGGAACGCCTGGTCGACGCCCTGATCAAGGACGAGGCAATCCCCGGCTGA